In Acidovorax sp. 106, the following proteins share a genomic window:
- a CDS encoding non-heme iron oxygenase ferredoxin subunit, protein MTTMTTNWIDAAAQDDVPQDDVMGLAIAGRDIALYGVGGEVFATDNMCTHGHARLCDGFLEGHEIECPLHQGKFDVRNGKPTCAPVTEPLRSYPVKIEGGRVWLAFD, encoded by the coding sequence CGACGATGACAACGAACTGGATTGACGCGGCCGCGCAGGACGATGTGCCGCAGGATGACGTGATGGGCCTGGCTATCGCGGGGCGCGACATTGCGCTGTATGGCGTGGGAGGCGAGGTCTTCGCCACCGACAACATGTGCACCCACGGCCATGCACGGTTGTGCGATGGTTTTCTGGAAGGCCACGAGATTGAATGCCCGCTGCACCAGGGTAAGTTTGACGTGCGCAACGGCAAACCCACCTGCGCGCCCGTCACCGAGCCGCTGCGCAGCTACCCCGTGAAGATCGAGGGCGGCCGCGTCTGGCTGGCCTTCGACTGA